GACCGACCGCGGAGCACCAGCGCCTTGCACGCCCCCGGGGGCACCTGCCATGACACGCGCCATCTCCCTGCACCACGTCAGTAAGTCGTACACGCGCGGCGTCCGCGTGGTGGAACGGCTCTCGCTGGACATCCGGCCCGGCGAGTTCCTCGTCCTGCTCGGCCCCTCCGGCTGCGGCAAGTCGACCGTGCTGCGGATGATCGCCGGCCTGGAGGAGGTCACCGAGGGCGAGATCCGGCTCGACGGGGAGTACGCCAACGAACTCGCCCCGTCCGGACGCGACATGGCGATGGTGTTCCAGAACTTCGCGCTCTACCCGAGCATGACGAGCCGCGACAACATCGGCTTCCCGCTGCGCATCGAGTCGCCCGGCGAGGACCCCCGGGCCCGCGTGGACGCCACGGCCCGCATGCTCGGCATCCAGGACCTCCTCCACCGCTTCCCCAGCCAGCTCTCCGGCGGCGAGCGGCAGCGCGTCGCGATGGGACGGGCCATCGCACGGCACCCCTCCGCCTTCCTGATGGACGAGCCGCTGTCCAACCTCGACGCCAAGCTCCGCAACCACCTGCGCGCCGAGATCGCCCGGCTCACCCGGGAGTTGGGCGCCACCACCGTGTACGTCACGCACGACCAGGCCGAGGCGATGTCGCTCGGCGACCGGGTCGCCGTGCTGCGCGGCGGGGTCCTCCAGCAGGTCGGCACGCCCCGCACGGTCTACGGACTGCCCGCCAACGTCTTCGTCGCCGCCTTCATCGGCACCCCCCGGATCAACCTGCTGCGCGGTGTCGTCCGGGCCCCGCTCGACGGGGCGATGACGATCAGCCTCGGCAAGCAGTTCCTCCGGCTGCCCGAACCCCTCTCCCTCGACCACCAGTTGCTCCGGGTGCAGCAGGGCCGCGAGGTGATCGTCGGGCTGCGCTCCGAGGCCATCCGGCTCGCCAGGGCGTCCGACGCGCGGGCGGGAGAGGTGGCGATCACCGGCCTGGTCGAGCACGTGGAGTTCCAGGGGCACGAGGTCCTGGTCCACTTCAACACCGGGTCGCGGCCCGCCCTCGTACCGGATCTGGAGTCGCCGCGCCCGGCCCGCGGAGCCCGGAGGCGACGCCGCGACGGCACCGTACTGGACCGGCTGCGGGAACGCGCCGGTGCCCTGCGGGCCGGACCGGTCGTGGTCCTCGACCCGCCCGGCGAGGGGGACGCGGACCCCGACCTGCCGGGGACCCCGCCCGAGGGACGGCTCCCCGGCGACCTCGTCGTGCGCACCACACCCGACATCGACCTCCGGTACGGGATGCAGGTCCCGCTCCTCGTCGACCTCGCCCATCTCTTCGTCTTCG
The window above is part of the Streptomyces sp. NBC_01428 genome. Proteins encoded here:
- a CDS encoding ABC transporter ATP-binding protein gives rise to the protein MTRAISLHHVSKSYTRGVRVVERLSLDIRPGEFLVLLGPSGCGKSTVLRMIAGLEEVTEGEIRLDGEYANELAPSGRDMAMVFQNFALYPSMTSRDNIGFPLRIESPGEDPRARVDATARMLGIQDLLHRFPSQLSGGERQRVAMGRAIARHPSAFLMDEPLSNLDAKLRNHLRAEIARLTRELGATTVYVTHDQAEAMSLGDRVAVLRGGVLQQVGTPRTVYGLPANVFVAAFIGTPRINLLRGVVRAPLDGAMTISLGKQFLRLPEPLSLDHQLLRVQQGREVIVGLRSEAIRLARASDARAGEVAITGLVEHVEFQGHEVLVHFNTGSRPALVPDLESPRPARGARRRRRDGTVLDRLRERAGALRAGPVVVLDPPGEGDADPDLPGTPPEGRLPGDLVVRTTPDIDLRYGMQVPLLVDLAHLFVFDQGGERICPAPARLPDLDE